Proteins from a single region of Sediminitomix flava:
- a CDS encoding M1 family metallopeptidase: MKKNLLLFASWALTFGFGYAQSTTWQQAIDYKMDIDFDVNTHRYDGEQEATLTNNSPDTLTRVFYHLYFNAFQPGSMMDVRSRSIKDPDHRVKDRISHLSEDEIGYQRINSLKQNGKVLEYKVEGTILEVELAKPIAPGEKATFKMDFEAQVPVQIRRSGRYNKEGVAYSMAQWYPKMCNYDAQGWHANPYVGREFYGIWGDFDVKISIDEKFVVASTGYIQNPKEVGYGYEGVEKGKAKNGKIKWHFVAPNVHDFTWAADPDFTHDVVQMKDGPALHLFYKKNMDQKYIDAWKKLPEDIDKVFTFLNENYGKYPYDVYNVVQGGDGGMEYAMLTLVTGQRNYNSLLGVTIHELLHSWYQFVLASNESLYSWMDEGFNTYVGNEVDKHVFNKSNVHLGIYKGYQALVESGQEEPLSTHADHFNTNRAYSIASYVKGAVFLEQMGYVIGKENLNQGMLNYYNTWKFKHPDVNSIIRVMEKQSGIELDWYKEYFVFTTKTIDYAIRQTFSDETSTTVTLERIGKMPMPIDLEVEYTDGSKEIFYIPLRVMRGEKPVENDTKRTQLNDWPWTHPSYTLTIPTSAKNIKKIEIDPSLRMADIDRSNNSVEFQQATTGAGI; this comes from the coding sequence ATGAAGAAGAATCTTCTACTTTTTGCTTCTTGGGCATTGACTTTCGGGTTTGGATATGCTCAGAGCACAACTTGGCAACAAGCTATCGATTACAAAATGGACATCGACTTCGATGTGAACACACATCGTTATGATGGTGAACAAGAAGCTACACTAACAAATAATTCTCCAGATACGCTTACAAGAGTTTTTTATCACTTATACTTCAATGCCTTCCAACCAGGAAGCATGATGGATGTAAGATCGCGTAGTATCAAAGATCCTGATCACCGTGTGAAAGATCGTATTTCTCACCTTTCTGAAGACGAGATTGGTTATCAAAGAATCAATAGTCTTAAGCAAAATGGTAAAGTACTAGAATATAAGGTTGAAGGGACTATTCTTGAAGTAGAATTGGCTAAACCAATTGCTCCAGGTGAAAAAGCTACTTTTAAGATGGACTTTGAAGCACAAGTTCCAGTTCAAATCCGTCGTTCGGGACGTTACAACAAAGAAGGCGTAGCCTACTCAATGGCTCAGTGGTACCCTAAAATGTGTAACTATGATGCACAAGGGTGGCATGCAAACCCTTACGTAGGGCGTGAATTCTACGGTATTTGGGGAGATTTCGATGTAAAAATCTCGATAGATGAGAAATTTGTAGTTGCATCTACAGGTTACATCCAAAATCCAAAAGAAGTTGGATATGGCTATGAAGGTGTTGAAAAAGGTAAAGCTAAAAATGGCAAGATCAAATGGCATTTTGTAGCTCCTAATGTACATGACTTCACTTGGGCTGCTGATCCTGACTTCACTCATGATGTAGTACAAATGAAAGACGGACCTGCTCTACACCTATTCTACAAAAAGAATATGGATCAAAAGTACATTGATGCGTGGAAAAAACTACCTGAAGACATTGACAAAGTATTTACTTTCTTAAATGAAAATTACGGTAAATACCCTTATGATGTATACAATGTTGTTCAAGGTGGTGATGGCGGAATGGAATACGCTATGCTTACTCTTGTAACAGGACAGAGAAACTACAATAGCTTATTAGGGGTAACAATTCATGAATTACTACATAGTTGGTATCAATTTGTATTGGCAAGTAACGAAAGCCTTTACTCATGGATGGATGAAGGATTTAACACTTATGTAGGTAATGAAGTAGACAAGCACGTATTTAATAAATCTAATGTTCATTTAGGCATTTATAAAGGCTATCAAGCTTTGGTTGAATCAGGGCAAGAAGAACCTCTTTCAACTCACGCTGACCACTTCAACACAAACAGAGCTTACTCTATTGCTTCTTACGTAAAAGGAGCTGTATTCTTGGAGCAAATGGGCTATGTGATTGGTAAAGAAAACTTGAACCAAGGTATGTTGAATTACTATAACACATGGAAATTCAAACACCCAGACGTAAACTCTATTATTCGTGTAATGGAGAAACAATCAGGAATCGAATTGGACTGGTACAAAGAGTATTTTGTTTTTACAACGAAAACAATTGACTACGCTATCCGTCAAACATTCTCTGATGAAACAAGTACTACTGTTACTTTAGAGCGAATTGGTAAAATGCCAATGCCTATTGACCTTGAAGTAGAATACACGGATGGAAGCAAAGAAATTTTCTATATTCCATTGCGAGTGATGAGAGGTGAAAAACCAGTTGAAAACGATACAAAACGTACTCAGTTAAACGATTGGCCTTGGACACACCCATCATACACTTTAACAATTCCTACTTCTGCCAAAAACATTAAGAAGATTGAAATTGATCCTTCTTTAAGAATGGCTGACATAGATAGAAGCAACAATAGCGTTGAATTCCAACAAGCAACAACAGGAGCGGGTATTTAA
- a CDS encoding mechanosensitive ion channel family protein — MSSTFSDVKTMEEHFINTWDKLVDKLMGWIEASILILPNILIGLVTILLFYWLSKYLQILLNRILKNIIHHSSIRNLFTNILSIGVFVIGCLLTLSILNLDGTIKSLLAGAGVAGLAISLALQGTLSNTFSGIFISIKNEIQEGDWIESNGYLGRVVEINLRNTKLKEADNNIVILPNTMILNNPLKNYGLTHRYRATISCGVGYESDLERVRELTILAIESIFPSQGIDEEIEFYYKEFGDSSINFIVRFWVDAKESKQAMQVESDAIMKIKSIFDENSINIPFPIRTLIYQQDRPI, encoded by the coding sequence ATGAGTAGTACATTTTCTGATGTAAAGACAATGGAGGAACACTTCATTAATACTTGGGATAAGCTCGTTGATAAGCTCATGGGATGGATTGAAGCCTCTATTCTGATTTTACCGAATATCTTAATCGGTCTGGTCACCATCCTTCTTTTTTATTGGCTATCGAAATACCTACAAATTCTACTAAACCGAATTCTAAAAAACATCATACACCATTCCTCAATTCGGAATTTATTCACAAATATATTGTCAATTGGTGTTTTTGTGATAGGCTGCCTACTTACGCTTTCCATACTCAACTTAGATGGTACTATAAAGTCTTTGCTTGCTGGAGCAGGAGTCGCAGGTTTGGCCATAAGTTTAGCGTTGCAAGGCACACTTTCAAATACCTTTTCAGGTATCTTTATTTCTATAAAAAATGAAATACAAGAAGGCGATTGGATAGAAAGTAATGGCTATTTGGGACGAGTTGTAGAAATAAACCTCAGAAATACCAAACTTAAAGAGGCTGATAACAATATTGTGATTTTGCCCAACACCATGATTCTTAATAACCCACTTAAGAATTACGGCCTTACACATCGATATCGAGCCACTATTAGTTGTGGTGTAGGCTATGAATCAGACCTTGAGCGCGTAAGAGAGTTAACAATTCTAGCCATTGAAAGTATTTTCCCTTCTCAAGGAATAGATGAGGAAATTGAATTTTATTATAAAGAATTTGGAGACAGTTCCATCAATTTCATTGTGAGGTTTTGGGTAGATGCGAAAGAAAGTAAACAAGCAATGCAAGTTGAAAGTGATGCAATTATGAAGATAAAGTCCATTTTTGACGAAAATAGTATAAATATACCTTTTCCAATCCGCACACTTATCTATCAACAAGACCGTCCTATTTGA
- a CDS encoding isoaspartyl peptidase/L-asparaginase family protein: MNNNYSLAIHGGAGTILPEHLTPEKEKSYHEALAEALFEGEKILKGEGSSLDAVERAVQVLEDCPLFNAGKGSVYGNNGIHETEASIMYGKGLQAGAAAGLQHIKNPISLAKKVLLAEDFVYLIGEGAETFAKQEGMEFVDQEYFHTEERYLQWQAAMGSDKVVLDHDGERKFGTVGAVALDLNGNLAAATSTGGLTNKRFGRLGDSSVVGSGTYANNDTCAISCTGYGEYFLRAVVAYDISAMMEYGGLSLTEACDKVVKDKLVKMQGEGGVIAVDAKGNIDLCFNSAGMYRGAVSSNLEAFTAIYDKK; encoded by the coding sequence ATGAACAATAATTATTCATTGGCTATTCACGGCGGGGCTGGAACTATATTACCTGAACATTTAACTCCTGAAAAAGAAAAATCTTATCATGAGGCACTTGCAGAAGCGCTTTTTGAAGGAGAGAAAATATTGAAAGGAGAAGGAAGCAGTTTAGATGCTGTAGAGAGAGCTGTACAGGTTTTAGAAGATTGTCCTTTGTTCAATGCCGGGAAAGGTTCTGTGTATGGAAATAATGGAATCCATGAAACTGAAGCTTCAATTATGTATGGAAAAGGATTGCAAGCTGGAGCAGCTGCAGGTTTACAACATATTAAAAATCCAATTTCTTTAGCAAAGAAAGTTCTCTTGGCAGAAGACTTTGTTTATTTGATTGGCGAAGGTGCTGAAACTTTTGCAAAGCAAGAGGGTATGGAGTTCGTAGATCAAGAATATTTTCATACAGAAGAAAGATACCTTCAGTGGCAAGCTGCTATGGGGTCTGACAAAGTAGTTTTAGATCATGATGGAGAACGTAAGTTTGGTACTGTAGGAGCTGTAGCTCTTGATCTTAATGGAAACTTAGCCGCAGCAACTTCAACTGGAGGTCTGACGAATAAAAGATTCGGTAGGTTAGGAGATAGTTCTGTTGTAGGTTCGGGTACTTATGCGAATAATGATACTTGTGCTATTTCATGTACAGGTTACGGTGAGTACTTCCTTAGAGCTGTAGTGGCATACGATATTTCTGCAATGATGGAGTATGGAGGTTTGTCTCTAACTGAAGCTTGTGATAAAGTAGTTAAAGATAAGCTAGTGAAAATGCAAGGTGAAGGAGGAGTTATTGCCGTAGATGCTAAAGGAAATATCGATTTGTGTTTTAACTCTGCAGGAATGTATCGTGGAGCTGTTTCTTCAAATTTGGAAGCTTTTACAGCAATTTATGATAAGAAGTAA
- a CDS encoding YfcC family protein, with protein sequence MEKMKFRLPDTLIIVSGVLILVGILTWIVPAGEFAKEVVNNKEQIVPGSFKYTDANPQGITDLLLAPVKGMSSVAQIIAFVLLVGGAFQLFTLSGALQTALERMVVVCHKYPQLKYGTIALLIVLFSLAGASFGMSEEVLVFVLITLPLADSLGYNKIVGLAIPFVGAGVGFAGAFSNPFTIGIAQSIAGLTPFSGMEYRLLVWAVLTTITTIYILLYIRKLDKQKTETLEGNATSLEVKSSALSLSQIFILFSFLVLLVLLVYGVKEYGWYIEEIAALFLAFGVVCAIVSRTEMNTAAEAFKKGAQEMLPAALIIGLSKGILILATDGKIIDTILYSMSTGLDGIGKIASIELMFLSQSFLNFFLPSGSGQAALTMPIMAPLSDLLGVSRQTAVLAFQFGDGLSNMIIPTSGVTMGVLGISKISYGEWLKWFYPLFIILTLTAMALLIPPSIFLQF encoded by the coding sequence ATGGAGAAAATGAAGTTTCGTCTTCCCGATACTTTGATCATTGTATCGGGGGTTCTAATCTTAGTTGGGATCTTGACTTGGATTGTTCCTGCGGGAGAGTTTGCGAAAGAAGTAGTAAACAATAAAGAACAGATTGTACCTGGCTCTTTTAAGTATACTGATGCAAATCCTCAAGGAATTACGGACTTGCTTTTAGCACCAGTGAAAGGAATGTCTTCTGTTGCTCAAATTATTGCTTTTGTACTTTTGGTAGGTGGCGCTTTTCAGTTATTTACCCTATCGGGAGCATTACAAACAGCTTTGGAGCGAATGGTTGTTGTTTGCCATAAGTATCCTCAATTAAAGTATGGAACTATAGCTTTGTTGATCGTACTCTTTTCGTTGGCAGGGGCATCTTTTGGTATGAGTGAAGAAGTTCTTGTATTTGTATTGATCACTTTGCCGCTTGCGGATAGCCTAGGGTACAACAAAATTGTAGGTTTAGCCATTCCTTTTGTTGGAGCAGGAGTAGGTTTTGCTGGAGCTTTTAGTAACCCTTTTACCATTGGAATTGCACAAAGTATTGCAGGGTTAACTCCTTTTAGTGGTATGGAATATCGTTTGTTGGTATGGGCTGTTTTGACTACAATCACTACAATTTATATTCTTCTTTACATCCGAAAACTGGATAAACAAAAAACAGAGACCTTAGAAGGGAATGCGACTTCCTTAGAAGTAAAAAGCTCTGCTTTATCATTATCGCAAATCTTCATTCTGTTTAGCTTCCTTGTGCTTTTAGTACTGCTCGTTTATGGGGTGAAAGAATACGGTTGGTACATAGAGGAAATTGCCGCATTGTTTTTAGCATTTGGAGTTGTTTGTGCTATTGTTTCAAGAACTGAAATGAATACCGCAGCGGAAGCCTTTAAAAAAGGAGCACAAGAAATGCTGCCTGCTGCATTAATTATTGGATTATCAAAAGGTATCTTGATTTTAGCTACAGATGGTAAAATTATAGATACAATTCTATATAGTATGTCAACTGGTTTAGATGGCATAGGTAAAATAGCATCTATAGAGTTGATGTTCTTATCTCAATCATTTTTAAACTTCTTCCTTCCTTCAGGATCAGGACAAGCAGCATTGACGATGCCAATTATGGCTCCGCTTTCAGACTTGTTGGGAGTAAGTAGACAAACTGCGGTACTCGCTTTCCAATTTGGAGATGGACTTTCAAATATGATTATTCCTACAAGTGGAGTAACAATGGGAGTTTTAGGAATCTCTAAAATATCTTATGGAGAATGGTTAAAATGGTTTTACCCACTATTTATCATTCTTACACTCACAGCTATGGCTCTTTTAATACCGCCTAGCATCTTTTTACAATTCTAA
- a CDS encoding cyanophycinase, which yields MKPLYIALFLGLIFSACTSKVTETSEASLVEQVNTNKGKLFIIGGGKRPPSLVKRLGEEANLGKDNNYAVVLPMSSSEPDTSAYYGCKQFTDLGYTAIFPKDIANSVAPHTSLLDSIRGAKLVYITGGDQNRFMERVAGTQLIQAIHDCYKNGGTIAGTSAGAALMSQAMITGNEKKHPEYNSTFRNIESENIELAEGLGLFPEAIIDQHFVKRSRYNRLISAVIENPSKVGLGIDESTAILVTEGTKIEVVGESQVIRMMNKQKSPKVYEDKIGATSIQLDVFVPGDVFEI from the coding sequence ATGAAACCATTGTATATCGCCTTATTCTTAGGGCTGATTTTTAGCGCATGTACTTCAAAAGTTACAGAAACTTCAGAAGCATCATTAGTTGAGCAAGTAAATACTAACAAAGGCAAACTTTTTATAATAGGTGGAGGGAAAAGGCCACCATCTTTGGTTAAACGTTTAGGGGAGGAAGCTAACCTTGGGAAAGATAATAACTACGCAGTAGTGTTGCCTATGTCTAGCTCAGAACCTGACACTTCAGCTTATTATGGTTGTAAGCAATTTACAGATTTGGGATATACAGCTATTTTCCCAAAAGATATTGCAAATAGTGTAGCTCCTCATACATCTTTGTTGGATTCTATTCGAGGAGCCAAGTTGGTTTATATCACAGGAGGTGATCAAAATCGATTTATGGAAAGAGTAGCTGGCACACAACTTATCCAAGCAATTCATGACTGTTATAAAAATGGAGGTACTATAGCTGGAACAAGTGCAGGTGCTGCTTTGATGAGTCAAGCAATGATCACTGGGAATGAGAAAAAGCATCCCGAATACAATTCGACATTCAGAAATATTGAATCAGAAAATATTGAGTTAGCGGAAGGACTAGGTTTGTTTCCTGAAGCAATTATTGATCAGCACTTTGTGAAAAGAAGTCGTTATAACAGACTGATTAGTGCCGTGATAGAAAACCCTTCTAAAGTAGGTCTCGGAATTGACGAATCTACAGCAATTCTAGTGACTGAAGGGACGAAAATTGAAGTAGTTGGAGAATCTCAGGTAATCAGAATGATGAATAAGCAGAAGAGTCCAAAAGTTTATGAAGATAAAATTGGTGCTACTTCTATTCAGCTAGATGTGTTTGTACCTGGTGATGTGTTTGAAATTTAA